The following coding sequences lie in one Peribacillus frigoritolerans genomic window:
- a CDS encoding PTS lactose/cellobiose transporter subunit IIA has translation MPYTSEEDVQMIIFGLIAGAGDAKSNFYQAISLVRDHKYEEAEDLIHQGETALLEAHKAQTRLITNEANGNKTDIGILMIHAQDHLMNAILVKELLNNLISMQKDINALKEKLEGNDNG, from the coding sequence ATGCCTTATACTTCTGAAGAAGATGTACAGATGATCATATTTGGCTTGATTGCTGGAGCGGGAGATGCCAAATCCAACTTTTATCAAGCGATTTCCCTTGTGCGGGACCATAAATATGAAGAAGCAGAGGATTTGATACATCAAGGGGAAACAGCCTTACTAGAAGCACATAAAGCCCAAACTAGATTAATAACAAATGAGGCAAATGGAAACAAAACGGATATTGGCATCTTAATGATTCATGCTCAGGATCATTTAATGAATGCCATTCTAGTGAAAGAACTATTAAACAATCTAATTTCGATGCAAAAAGATATAAATGCATTAAAAGAAAAATTGGAGGGAAATGACAATGGTTAA
- a CDS encoding LysM peptidoglycan-binding domain-containing protein, which translates to MKIHVVNRGDSLWGISQQYGVSTNRIVRINGLENPDKLVIGLALLIPEPYLRYRVQQGDTLNKIANKFGITVQEIMQSNRITNPSAIYPGQRLTIPVIYHTVRERDTLYDIARRYGTTVQAIMQMNRITDPSNIYIGLIIRIPQKPKPIIDVNGFTNVYGQAGAEQVREVAYDLTYVSPFGYRMRQDGSLEAIDDTPTIRAAQSTGVIPMMCITNFSATEAGTQLAHTILSDLSLVEKLLTNVIKTMKDKGYRGLNIDFESVAPDDRDFYNRFLQRAVDRLHPEGYFVSSSLAPKTSANQKGPLVEAHDYPVHGRLLDFVVLMTYEWGYRKGPPQAISPINEIKRVLDYAVTAIPTNKIFIGFQIYARDWLIPHEEGQEAETFDMQEAIRRAVQYNVEIKYDETAQSPYYRYKDNQGRTHEVWFEDARSAKAKFDLVKIYRSRGLSYWVLGYPFPQNWELLGDTFIVRKR; encoded by the coding sequence GTGAAAATCCATGTGGTGAATAGGGGGGATTCGTTGTGGGGAATTTCCCAGCAATATGGTGTCAGTACCAACCGAATTGTTCGGATCAATGGCCTTGAAAATCCAGATAAGCTAGTGATTGGTCTAGCACTTTTGATTCCTGAACCTTATCTTCGATACAGGGTTCAGCAAGGGGATACTCTAAATAAAATCGCAAATAAGTTTGGAATTACGGTACAGGAAATCATGCAATCGAATCGCATCACAAATCCTTCTGCTATCTATCCAGGGCAGAGACTAACCATCCCGGTTATTTATCATACCGTAAGGGAACGAGATACCCTTTATGATATAGCAAGACGTTATGGAACGACAGTTCAAGCCATAATGCAGATGAACCGGATTACAGATCCGTCCAATATTTATATCGGACTGATAATAAGGATTCCCCAGAAACCAAAACCCATCATTGATGTAAATGGTTTTACAAACGTTTACGGGCAAGCCGGTGCGGAACAGGTACGTGAAGTGGCCTACGATTTGACCTACGTAAGTCCATTTGGTTATAGAATGAGGCAAGATGGCAGCTTAGAAGCCATAGATGACACCCCGACGATACGGGCGGCACAGTCAACTGGCGTAATACCCATGATGTGCATAACGAATTTTTCCGCGACGGAAGCGGGAACTCAGCTTGCACATACGATACTTTCCGATTTAAGTTTAGTGGAAAAATTATTAACGAACGTCATAAAAACGATGAAAGATAAAGGGTACCGTGGGTTGAATATCGATTTTGAAAGTGTAGCACCAGATGACCGTGATTTCTATAATCGCTTTCTCCAAAGAGCAGTGGATCGATTGCATCCTGAGGGCTACTTTGTGTCATCCTCCCTTGCCCCAAAAACTAGCGCCAATCAAAAGGGACCATTAGTTGAGGCACATGATTATCCAGTTCACGGACGGCTGCTAGACTTCGTAGTGCTGATGACATATGAATGGGGTTACCGAAAAGGGCCGCCACAGGCAATCTCTCCCATTAATGAAATAAAGCGTGTCCTTGACTATGCCGTAACGGCTATACCAACAAATAAAATCTTCATAGGATTTCAAATTTATGCACGGGACTGGCTTATTCCTCATGAAGAGGGGCAGGAAGCAGAGACTTTCGACATGCAGGAAGCCATCAGACGCGCCGTCCAATATAATGTAGAAATAAAATATGACGAGACAGCCCAATCACCTTATTATAGGTACAAAGATAATCAGGGACGCACACATGAAGTTTGGTTTGAGGACGCACGCAGTGCTAAAGCCAAATTCGACCTGGTGAAGATTTACAGGTCAAGGGGTCTCAGTTATTGGGTACTTGGTTATCCTTTTCCCCAGAATTGGGAACTGCTTGGGGATACATTTATTGTAAGGAAACGGTAG
- a CDS encoding PTS sugar transporter subunit IIC, protein MSRIEKLFEKMMPAFMKFSNAKATVALKDGFVLTMPLTLIGSIFLLIANLPIKNWNKIMANLFGADWMVPLNQVTGATFDILALIAVFGIAYSYVKASNIEAVPAGIIGIISFLILSNSFVESPSGEVVGGVIPKAWTGGQGMITSILVGLVVGAIYTWFIKKNIRIKMPESVPSGVSNAFSALVPGFVIMLLSMFIFLICDKIQGVSMTEIIYKVLQIPMQNLSDTLPGIIIIMALISIFWWFGLHGPNIVMGIMAPILTSNALANQAVIDAGNTLAVGGNAKIVTVQLVDIYAKFGGAGITLGLIAAALLVAKSQQVNQLSKMSLVPGLFNINEPIIFGLPIIFNPLMIVPFVLVPVIAVLMTYFSIILGFIHPFTAVQVPWTTPPIISGFLLSGWQGAVVQLAILGMATVVYFPFVKMLDKVALEQETPIEKVS, encoded by the coding sequence ATGTCGCGTATTGAAAAACTATTCGAGAAAATGATGCCTGCATTCATGAAATTTTCAAATGCAAAAGCAACCGTAGCACTTAAGGATGGTTTCGTACTTACGATGCCGTTGACACTTATTGGCTCCATTTTCTTATTAATAGCAAACCTGCCGATCAAGAATTGGAATAAAATCATGGCTAATTTATTTGGTGCAGATTGGATGGTGCCATTGAATCAAGTTACAGGAGCCACCTTTGACATTCTTGCTCTCATAGCCGTTTTTGGAATCGCTTACTCCTATGTGAAAGCAAGCAATATTGAAGCCGTTCCAGCAGGGATAATCGGTATCATTTCATTTTTGATTCTCAGCAATTCATTTGTTGAAAGTCCTTCTGGGGAAGTGGTTGGCGGAGTCATTCCTAAAGCCTGGACAGGCGGACAAGGGATGATAACATCCATATTGGTAGGGTTGGTTGTCGGTGCGATTTACACATGGTTCATCAAAAAAAATATCAGGATCAAAATGCCGGAAAGCGTGCCATCTGGTGTTTCAAATGCCTTCTCGGCATTAGTTCCTGGATTTGTGATCATGTTATTATCGATGTTCATTTTCCTCATTTGTGATAAGATTCAAGGCGTATCAATGACTGAAATCATTTATAAAGTATTACAGATCCCCATGCAAAATCTATCAGATACATTACCTGGAATCATCATTATCATGGCACTAATATCCATTTTCTGGTGGTTTGGATTACACGGTCCGAATATCGTGATGGGAATCATGGCACCTATTTTAACTTCAAATGCCTTGGCGAATCAAGCTGTCATAGATGCCGGTAACACGCTGGCCGTAGGCGGAAATGCAAAAATCGTTACGGTTCAGCTAGTGGATATTTACGCGAAATTCGGTGGTGCGGGCATAACATTAGGTTTAATTGCAGCAGCGCTGCTTGTCGCTAAATCACAGCAAGTGAATCAGTTATCTAAAATGTCCCTGGTTCCAGGTTTATTCAATATTAATGAACCAATCATTTTCGGGCTTCCCATCATATTTAACCCTTTAATGATCGTTCCATTTGTTTTGGTTCCTGTCATTGCCGTATTGATGACGTATTTTTCAATTATTTTAGGGTTTATCCATCCATTTACAGCGGTACAGGTCCCGTGGACAACCCCGCCAATCATTTCAGGCTTTTTATTATCGGGATGGCAAGGGGCAGTCGTCCAACTAGCTATATTGGGTATGGCTACCGTGGTATATTTCCCATTCGTTAAAATGCTTGATAAAGTAGCACTGGAACAAGAAACCCCAATTGAAAAAGTTAGTTGA
- a CDS encoding ABC transporter ATP-binding protein: MSVLKTTNLTKKFGKFTALNGVNIEVNKGEVFGFIGPNGAGKSTTIRVLLGILKATDGEAKIFGMDAWKDAVEIHKRIAYVPGDVNLWPNLTGGEVIDLFVELRGANNKSRREELIKKFDLDPSKKCGTYSKGNRQKVALIAAFSSDADLYILDEPTSGLDPLMERVFQECVMDAKNEGKSILLSSHILSEVERLCDKVGIIRQGQIIETGTLDELRHLTRTSLLIETKQPIPALGSVNGVRDFVKKDEALSFQVDTDELDNVMRYISQFGIVKLESAPPTLEDLFMSHYEGERKTSDSRAGGAL; this comes from the coding sequence ATGTCAGTATTGAAAACAACGAATTTAACGAAAAAGTTTGGAAAGTTTACCGCTTTAAATGGTGTGAACATTGAAGTGAATAAAGGTGAGGTATTTGGATTCATCGGTCCTAATGGTGCTGGAAAATCGACAACGATCCGTGTGCTGCTCGGGATTTTAAAAGCGACGGATGGAGAAGCGAAGATTTTTGGCATGGATGCATGGAAAGATGCCGTTGAAATTCACAAGCGGATCGCGTATGTTCCAGGAGATGTGAACCTATGGCCCAACTTAACAGGCGGGGAAGTTATTGATCTATTTGTTGAATTACGCGGGGCAAACAATAAAAGCAGACGCGAAGAACTTATAAAAAAATTCGATTTGGACCCTTCCAAGAAATGCGGGACATATTCAAAAGGGAACCGGCAAAAGGTTGCTTTGATTGCTGCTTTCTCATCTGATGCCGACCTTTATATATTGGATGAACCAACATCAGGTTTAGATCCATTGATGGAAAGAGTTTTCCAGGAGTGTGTGATGGATGCGAAAAATGAAGGGAAAAGCATATTACTTTCCAGTCACATTCTTTCTGAAGTGGAAAGGTTATGCGATAAAGTGGGCATCATTCGGCAAGGACAAATAATTGAAACGGGAACATTGGATGAGTTACGTCATTTAACGAGAACAAGCTTGCTTATCGAAACGAAGCAGCCTATTCCTGCTTTAGGGAGTGTAAACGGTGTTCGGGATTTCGTGAAGAAAGACGAAGCACTTTCATTCCAAGTGGATACAGATGAATTGGATAATGTTATGAGGTATATAAGCCAATTTGGAATTGTGAAATTGGAAAGCGCGCCGCCTACATTGGAAGATTTATTCATGAGCCATTATGAAGGTGAAAGGAAGACTTCTGATTCTCGGGCGGGAGGTGCGTTATAA
- a CDS encoding glycoside hydrolase family 1 protein translates to MKFPKDFLFGAASASYQVEGAWNEDGKGLSNWDVFSKIPGKTFENTNGDLAIDHYHRYKEDIKLMAEMGLESYRFSVSWARIIPDGDGEINEKGIGFYNNVIDECLKYGIVPFVTLYHWDLPQSLEADGGWVNKRTIRAFAKYAEVCFRAFGDRVKHWITFNETVVFCTLGYLNGAHPPGLVNDQKKYFQATHNVFVAHAEAVQIYKSLKYYGEIGITHVFNPAFSIDGKEENIFASMHANHYQTFWYYDPILKGEYPSYVVDALKEKGLTPDWTEAELTLLKDTADYNDFMGLNYYQPARVAKIDGAIESTKIDRDKSTGKPGNPSFDGVYRTVMMEDKVYTKWGWEISSEGFLDGLRMLKDRYGDVKLYITENGLGDEDPIIDGEIVDVPRIKYIEEHLKVIKSAISEGINLKGYYAWSVIDLLSWLNGYKKQYGFIYVDHKNNLERKKKLSFHWYKHIIETRGEEL, encoded by the coding sequence ATGAAATTTCCAAAAGACTTTTTATTCGGAGCTGCATCTGCATCATATCAAGTGGAGGGTGCCTGGAATGAAGATGGAAAAGGGCTGAGTAATTGGGACGTCTTTTCAAAGATTCCAGGTAAAACATTCGAAAATACAAATGGTGATTTAGCGATTGATCATTACCATAGATATAAAGAAGATATAAAACTAATGGCAGAAATGGGATTGGAGTCTTATAGATTTTCAGTTTCCTGGGCGCGCATCATCCCGGACGGTGACGGTGAAATAAACGAAAAAGGAATCGGATTTTACAATAATGTCATAGACGAATGTTTGAAATATGGAATCGTCCCGTTCGTTACACTATACCATTGGGATTTACCACAGAGTTTAGAAGCGGACGGGGGCTGGGTGAATAAAAGAACGATACGGGCATTCGCTAAATACGCCGAGGTTTGTTTCAGGGCTTTCGGTGACAGGGTGAAACATTGGATCACTTTTAATGAAACCGTTGTATTCTGCACATTAGGATATTTGAATGGAGCCCATCCACCAGGCCTTGTAAACGATCAAAAAAAATACTTTCAAGCTACTCATAATGTATTCGTGGCTCATGCTGAAGCCGTTCAAATCTATAAAAGCTTAAAGTACTACGGAGAAATTGGCATAACACATGTTTTTAACCCTGCTTTTAGCATTGATGGCAAAGAAGAAAATATTTTTGCCTCGATGCATGCGAATCACTATCAAACATTTTGGTATTATGATCCGATTTTAAAAGGGGAATATCCAAGTTATGTAGTGGATGCCTTGAAGGAAAAAGGCCTGACACCTGATTGGACAGAAGCAGAGTTGACTTTGTTGAAGGATACGGCTGATTACAATGATTTCATGGGCTTGAATTATTATCAGCCAGCAAGGGTGGCCAAAATTGATGGAGCGATTGAAAGCACGAAAATTGATCGTGATAAGTCGACCGGGAAACCTGGCAACCCATCATTCGACGGTGTATACAGAACGGTCATGATGGAGGATAAAGTATATACAAAATGGGGCTGGGAAATTTCTTCCGAGGGCTTCTTGGATGGCTTAAGGATGCTGAAGGATCGTTATGGCGATGTAAAACTTTATATCACTGAAAATGGTCTGGGCGACGAAGATCCGATCATAGATGGTGAAATTGTCGATGTCCCAAGAATCAAGTATATTGAAGAGCATTTAAAAGTGATTAAAAGCGCAATAAGTGAAGGAATTAACTTAAAAGGCTATTATGCTTGGTCAGTCATTGACTTATTAAGCTGGTTAAACGGCTATAAAAAACAATATGGTTTTATTTATGTGGATCATAAAAATAATTTGGAAAGAAAGAAGAAGTTATCGTTCCATTGGTATAAGCACATTATTGAAACAAGAGGAGAAGAGCTGTAA
- a CDS encoding sulfite exporter TauE/SafE family protein, which yields MTISSIILVVAAVFIGALMRTMFGFGEAIVSMPLLALLHIPLNTSVSLIGLAGLTVASLTVVSGWRHIERSVLIRLATSTFIGIPAGLALLHYAPSMIITSALGVFLIAYGGYSLVKQKLFQAVDKPLLNSKGWVWPFGFASGVLGSAYNFNGVPVVVYGTLRRWNPDRFRGTLQAHFLISGILVVTGHALGGLWTVDSLILYAYSIPAILLATGLGIFMNKRIPAKKFESYLFFIIIALGVLLLITHD from the coding sequence ATGACGATCAGCAGCATCATATTGGTGGTGGCGGCAGTCTTTATCGGCGCCTTGATGCGGACGATGTTCGGGTTCGGTGAAGCGATTGTCAGCATGCCGCTGCTTGCCTTACTTCACATTCCGCTTAATACTTCGGTTTCCCTGATTGGATTGGCTGGTCTTACCGTTGCTTCACTTACCGTCGTTAGCGGATGGCGGCATATCGAACGCTCGGTTTTAATCAGGTTGGCGACTTCAACATTCATCGGCATACCAGCCGGCCTCGCATTGCTGCATTACGCACCTTCTATGATCATCACTTCTGCACTCGGTGTTTTTTTGATTGCATATGGGGGATATTCTCTTGTAAAGCAAAAACTTTTTCAGGCTGTGGATAAACCCTTACTCAACTCGAAGGGCTGGGTATGGCCTTTCGGTTTTGCGTCGGGAGTCCTTGGCAGCGCCTATAACTTTAACGGAGTGCCGGTCGTCGTCTATGGAACGTTACGAAGATGGAATCCAGATCGATTTCGCGGAACATTGCAAGCCCATTTTCTTATATCCGGAATCCTGGTCGTGACGGGTCATGCGCTTGGCGGACTGTGGACCGTCGATTCACTTATTCTTTACGCTTATTCCATTCCAGCCATATTACTTGCGACAGGTCTTGGAATCTTCATGAATAAGCGAATTCCTGCGAAGAAATTCGAAAGCTATTTATTCTTTATCATCATTGCGCTAGGTGTACTATTATTAATTACCCATGACTGA
- a CDS encoding TetR/AcrR family transcriptional regulator, which yields MDGFQRRREQKKLNILEAALALFMEYGVQKISIGEIAKKANVSQVTIYNYFESKHNLIHEVFVYYTDRALDEFEQILASNIAFPEKIKQLMFTKNETAKQIHEDFYQYLMREYTSGINYMEKIYTEKALPRFIDLFNQGKEQGYVDPNLSNEAILFYIKAMNEYIQREEVYQSILPLTEDIMKILFYGIVGEKEK from the coding sequence ATGGACGGATTTCAACGACGCAGGGAACAAAAAAAATTGAATATACTAGAGGCTGCATTAGCTTTGTTCATGGAGTATGGTGTCCAAAAGATTTCGATAGGAGAAATAGCCAAAAAAGCGAATGTATCTCAAGTAACGATATATAATTACTTCGAAAGCAAACATAACCTAATTCATGAGGTTTTTGTTTATTATACAGATAGGGCATTGGATGAATTTGAACAAATACTTGCCAGCAACATTGCTTTCCCTGAAAAAATAAAACAACTCATGTTCACGAAGAATGAAACTGCGAAACAAATTCATGAAGATTTTTATCAATATTTAATGAGGGAATATACTTCCGGTATCAATTATATGGAAAAAATATATACAGAAAAGGCCCTGCCACGCTTTATTGATCTGTTTAACCAGGGGAAGGAACAAGGATATGTTGATCCAAATTTATCTAATGAAGCGATTTTATTTTATATAAAAGCGATGAATGAATATATCCAACGGGAAGAGGTTTATCAAAGCATCCTGCCTTTGACTGAGGATATTATGAAGATTTTGTTTTATGGGATCGTTGGGGAAAAAGAGAAATGA
- a CDS encoding ABC transporter permease produces the protein MANQSYQNTGRLSRFIVRQDRIRIPVWIISLSVLTFMVAMAFTDLYPTGLERQTIAETMKNPAMTAMVGKGYGLDDYTNGAMMAHQMLLLTAMAVGIMSILLVTRHTRADEEDGRIEMIRSLPAGRLANLYATISVSFGTNALIALITGFGLYALGIESMDLEGSLMYGAALGATGIFFSAITALFAQITESARGTIGYSITVLLLSYLIRAIGDVSNETLSWFSPLGWVLGSEVYVNNYWWPIIITISAAIILVVLSLYLNAIRDLEAGFIPAKPGRKYASLFLKSPLGLALRLQRTGLIAWAAGMFILGASYGSVLGDLESFFAKNEMMAELLTPVEGYSLTEQFLTMLMSVISMICTIPPLMAMLKLKGEEKKNLTEHLLSRAVSRTRLMGSYLIISVIGGFLMITLAAIGLWAVGNSVMDEGIAFGTLYSAAMVYLPAMWIMIGIAVLFIGFAPKLSGLTWLYLTYSILVVYLGGMLQFPEWMNKLTPFGHIPKLPVEDIDFMKVSMLTIIAIVLLAVGFIGYNKRDIRG, from the coding sequence ATGGCGAATCAGTCCTACCAGAATACAGGAAGACTCTCCCGATTCATCGTACGGCAAGATCGGATTCGGATACCTGTTTGGATAATTTCCCTATCTGTCCTTACCTTTATGGTTGCAATGGCATTCACCGATCTGTACCCGACTGGGCTAGAAAGGCAAACTATTGCAGAAACGATGAAGAACCCTGCAATGACAGCGATGGTGGGGAAAGGTTACGGCCTGGATGACTATACAAACGGAGCGATGATGGCGCATCAAATGTTACTTTTAACCGCTATGGCAGTTGGGATAATGAGTATTTTACTTGTTACGCGCCATACACGCGCAGATGAAGAGGACGGCCGTATCGAAATGATCCGTTCTTTGCCGGCTGGCCGGTTGGCTAATTTATATGCAACCATTTCCGTATCGTTTGGTACGAATGCATTGATCGCGTTAATAACGGGTTTCGGATTATATGCTCTGGGAATTGAAAGCATGGATTTGGAAGGTTCCCTTATGTATGGAGCTGCGTTAGGGGCAACCGGTATTTTCTTCTCGGCGATAACGGCATTATTTGCCCAGATTACGGAGAGTGCGCGAGGTACGATTGGTTATTCCATCACTGTTTTGCTTCTTTCCTATCTTATTCGGGCGATAGGGGATGTCAGCAATGAAACACTTTCCTGGTTTTCACCATTGGGTTGGGTTTTAGGTTCAGAGGTATATGTGAATAATTATTGGTGGCCAATCATCATTACGATCAGTGCGGCAATCATTTTGGTTGTACTATCACTATATTTGAATGCCATCCGTGATTTGGAAGCTGGATTCATACCGGCTAAGCCTGGCAGAAAATATGCTTCATTGTTTTTAAAAAGTCCGCTTGGTCTCGCGCTAAGGCTTCAGCGTACAGGATTAATTGCGTGGGCAGCCGGGATGTTCATTTTAGGAGCTTCTTACGGTTCCGTTTTAGGTGATTTAGAATCCTTTTTTGCAAAAAATGAAATGATGGCCGAACTATTGACGCCAGTTGAAGGCTATTCGCTGACGGAACAATTCTTGACAATGTTGATGTCAGTCATCTCCATGATATGCACCATTCCGCCTTTAATGGCGATGTTAAAGCTTAAAGGGGAAGAAAAAAAGAATCTTACTGAACATTTACTGAGTCGCGCTGTATCCCGTACAAGGCTTATGGGCAGCTATCTTATCATCTCCGTTATTGGCGGTTTTCTTATGATTACGCTTGCTGCAATCGGTCTTTGGGCAGTCGGGAATTCAGTGATGGATGAAGGGATTGCTTTCGGCACTTTATACAGTGCAGCAATGGTCTACCTGCCTGCGATGTGGATCATGATTGGCATTGCCGTGCTGTTTATTGGCTTTGCACCAAAATTATCCGGCTTGACTTGGCTTTACTTGACATACTCAATCTTAGTCGTTTATTTAGGAGGAATGCTTCAATTCCCGGAATGGATGAATAAACTAACACCATTTGGCCATATTCCGAAACTTCCTGTTGAAGATATCGACTTCATGAAAGTATCCATGCTTACCATCATAGCCATAGTATTACTGGCTGTTGGTTTTATCGGATATAACAAACGGGATATCCGAGGTTGA
- a CDS encoding PTS sugar transporter subunit IIB — protein sequence MVKIGLFCSAGMSTSMLVTKMKKEVQANSLEVEINAYPESELEQIADSIDVALLGPQVKFLLSKAKAVCEPKSVPVEVINTMDYGMMNGKKVLETALNLVKKQ from the coding sequence ATGGTTAAAATCGGTTTGTTCTGTTCGGCAGGAATGTCAACAAGTATGTTAGTGACAAAAATGAAAAAAGAAGTTCAAGCAAATAGTTTGGAAGTAGAAATCAATGCATATCCAGAATCTGAATTGGAACAGATCGCAGATTCAATTGATGTGGCTCTATTAGGACCCCAAGTTAAGTTCCTTCTGTCTAAAGCAAAAGCCGTTTGCGAACCGAAATCGGTTCCTGTCGAGGTGATAAATACAATGGACTATGGCATGATGAACGGCAAGAAGGTTTTAGAAACAGCATTGAATCTAGTGAAAAAGCAATAG
- a CDS encoding GntR family transcriptional regulator, with the protein MGVKYRMVVEQMEKEILDGKYTLNTKLPTEEELMKKFDVSRNTIRKAINILVEQGYIYQVQGSGIFLREFSRPGCISMKDMNGLTKEFAKDEMTSKVLKLELIEADEKLAEQMKCNVNTKIYNLKRVRYLNGEPIVIEESFFNKDIIPILNKEIANGSIYEYIVEDLKLNIGFADKIISCEKLNDDDAKLLDLQPGDPTLIVENTVFLKAGVVFDFSIEKYNYTSAKLLTLTTN; encoded by the coding sequence ATGGGTGTAAAGTATAGAATGGTCGTAGAACAAATGGAGAAAGAAATATTAGATGGAAAATATACATTAAATACTAAGTTACCTACTGAAGAAGAGTTGATGAAGAAGTTCGATGTCAGCAGGAATACCATAAGAAAAGCAATCAATATATTGGTTGAACAGGGTTATATATATCAAGTTCAAGGTAGCGGCATATTCCTAAGGGAATTTTCCAGACCCGGCTGTATTTCTATGAAGGATATGAATGGCTTAACCAAAGAGTTTGCAAAGGATGAAATGACAAGTAAAGTGCTGAAGTTGGAATTAATAGAAGCTGATGAAAAATTGGCCGAACAAATGAAATGTAATGTGAATACCAAAATCTATAACCTCAAACGGGTTAGGTACTTAAATGGTGAACCCATTGTAATAGAAGAATCCTTTTTTAATAAAGACATCATTCCCATTTTAAATAAAGAAATTGCAAATGGTTCCATTTATGAATATATAGTCGAGGATTTAAAGTTGAATATTGGTTTTGCAGATAAAATCATTTCGTGTGAGAAACTAAATGACGATGATGCAAAGCTTTTGGACTTGCAACCAGGAGATCCGACTTTAATTGTTGAAAATACGGTCTTCTTAAAAGCGGGAGTCGTTTTCGATTTTTCAATTGAGAAATATAATTATACTTCCGCCAAATTATTAACATTGACCACGAATTAA
- a CDS encoding PhzF family phenazine biosynthesis protein, protein MELTIINTFTDQPFKGNPAAVCLLTGESDSEWMQRIAKEINMPVTAFIHLHKGEWQLRWFTPSVEIPICGHGTLASSFFLWGKGYVPRDKPIAYQTKSGILNAKFVDGMVQLEFPSLIEQETAAPELLIKALGVVPVYVGQNKWDYLVEVQSEEIVRNLKPDFNSIARMQIRGVIVTSLSDSGEYDFVSRFFSPAQGLDEDYVTGSAHCCLGPYWKNKLDKSITIAYQASERGGLLKVEVSEDTVKLSGHAVTIYEGNLTI, encoded by the coding sequence TTGGAATTAACCATCATTAATACGTTTACAGATCAACCTTTTAAAGGAAATCCTGCGGCTGTCTGCCTGCTTACCGGGGAAAGTGATAGCGAGTGGATGCAGCGAATAGCTAAAGAGATTAATATGCCTGTTACTGCGTTTATTCACCTTCATAAAGGCGAATGGCAGCTGCGTTGGTTCACACCTTCCGTTGAAATCCCGATTTGTGGACATGGGACACTGGCAAGCTCTTTCTTTTTGTGGGGTAAAGGATACGTGCCAAGGGATAAACCAATTGCCTATCAGACGAAAAGCGGGATTCTCAATGCAAAATTCGTTGATGGAATGGTTCAGTTGGAATTTCCGTCATTAATCGAACAGGAGACCGCTGCCCCTGAATTACTGATAAAAGCTTTAGGTGTTGTGCCTGTGTATGTTGGACAAAACAAATGGGATTATCTAGTCGAAGTTCAATCAGAAGAAATCGTAAGGAATTTAAAGCCGGATTTCAATTCCATTGCCCGAATGCAGATTCGGGGCGTCATTGTAACTAGTCTATCGGATAGCGGTGAATATGATTTCGTTTCCCGTTTCTTTTCCCCTGCCCAAGGCCTTGACGAAGATTATGTAACGGGCTCAGCCCATTGTTGTCTCGGACCCTATTGGAAAAACAAGCTGGACAAAAGTATCACCATAGCCTATCAGGCATCGGAAAGAGGAGGACTATTGAAGGTTGAAGTATCGGAAGACACAGTTAAACTTTCTGGCCATGCCGTGACAATATACGAAGGGAACTTAACCATTTAA